In Prinia subflava isolate CZ2003 ecotype Zambia chromosome 8, Cam_Psub_1.2, whole genome shotgun sequence, the genomic window CCGACAAGTATCAGCTGCACCTCCACGAgagctgtgtcctgtccctcaaATTCGCCTCCTGCGGTAGGCAAGAGCCGTTTTTCTGCCTGGGCTGTGGCTAGCCTCAGATTTATCCCTTTGGTTTACTCCCCCACGCTCAGCTCCCCCTGAATGGATTCCCAGATCTGGCATCTGCTTTGTCTCCtgtcccagggaagtggtttgTGAGCACGGGGAAGGACAACCTGCTCAACGCCTGGCGGGCGCCCTACGGAGCCAGCATCTTCCAGGTGGGCTCGGGCATCTGTGCAGGGGGAGGATGGTGGCCCCaggcaccagccctgctctcacCTCCTGCCCTCTCACTCACAGTCTAAGGAGTCCTCGTCAGTCCTGAGCTGTGACATCTCTGTCAATGACAAATTCATCGTCACGGGCTCTGGTGACAAGAAGGCCACGGTGTACGAGGTGGTTTACTGATTCCTGTCACCATCCTTGCACCATCACGAAAGGGGGCACACCTTGCCCAAAGCCCCCACGGCTCACAGAGGCCTCCAGTGCTGGacctgccctcctgcagctctaCTTTCCCTCCTCCACTGCTTTCAGATACCAAACCAAGGCCCCAGCCCTGttctcctgcccatccctgcaagAGGCTGGAGGGGAGAGCTGGTGTCGCCTGGCATCCCCTGAGGCTGGGCAAGGGCTGGACTGGACATCCTGAGCCCTGTCTGTCCctcagggagggacagggagctggaCAAAGCCTGAGAGCGTGTGTCTCCCGAATTACTGCTACTGATTTAACGGCAccctttttctgctgcagaaacagctGTAAATTATCAGTAAAGAAATGTATTTAACTATGTTTTCAATCCCTTACTaataaaaaggaacaaaagaagGGCTGGGCTGGTTCTGGGCAGGGGCCTTTGccagccagtgctgccagctgtgccaagggctggGCTCTGAAGGGTGCCCTGGGGGGCTGCTtttggccagcagcacaggggaggaCGCTCCCAGCGTGGCAGAGATGAGGCTGCTCGCCTAccatggcagccccagctccagcacggctctgtgctggggcaggagcccagggcagctgccaccctgccagccctggggccctggggagcagccctgcagtgctggtgggCAGCCAGACCGATAAGGCAAGCGCTGAGTGCTCACATCTTGTTTTCTTCACAAACCACTTCCTCCAGTGCCTGTGGCACCACAGAGCCACGGCCACAGCGCCggggctggctcctgctccccgccacagccagggccagggatgggctctgcacaggaaaggagcagcagggtgtgACCAAAGGGGACACTTTGGTCTTGCTCTTCCTCACCTGGCTCCATCCCACTCCCACAGAGCATCGAGGCTACTGCCCAGGACAAGGCACAGCTGCctatttttggtttgtttttattattaaatacaCCCCTGGGAGGCACACAGGGAAGTGAGGCCGGAGCCCATCCACCCCGGCAGGCCCAGAGccttaaacaaataaaaacccccacaacaaaaagttaaaaacaaaaataaaaaaagcacccaaacaaaaccccttaCAATGCCAGACCTCCCCCCCCATCTCCAACTCCCACAGTCTAGATTCAGAAAGAAACCCacaaagaacaaagagaaagtCCCCAGGAAATCCACCCCGAGCAGCAGCCTGCACCACGCCTGGCCATGGTCCCAGGGCCACCTCCACCCCACTCCGCTCTCCTCCAGCTGGGATGCCACAGCCACTGGCTGCACGTTCTTTGGGAagtcagcagcagggcaggtggaGTCCACCTGTCCATCCACGTGGACACCTGCCTGTCCTGCAGTTGGCACCTCTGGGGCTCAGTAAATGATCTCATAAACTGTCGCTTTCTTGTCCCCTGAGCCGGTCACGATGAACTGGTCGTCCGTGGAGATGTCACAGCTGAGGACGGAGGAGGTTTCCTTCGACTGCAGAGAACAGGGGTAAGCACAAGAAGCAGCCCCAGAGCAAGGTCCCAACCCTCACTCCTTGGGGAACCAGGGAGGCTGAAGGGATGAGTTTATGGGGCTCGTTATTGCTGACATAATTAGAGCTGGGTTGTAGAGGGCAACTCCTGGCAGCCTCACCCCCAGGAACCCCCAGGCCTGCTGGCTGCTCACCTGGAAGATGCTGGCTCCATAGGGTGTCCTCCAGGCGTTGAGCAGGTTGTCCTTCCCTGTGCTCACAAACCACTTCCCTGTGGAGGGACAAAAGCAGCCTCATGTCACCacaccagagccagcagctggatcccagcagcagatcctgcccaggctgtgacACACAGAGAAGCAGCCACATCTCTGCCAACCACGAGGAAAGAGGAGTTTggctccagcagccagcactgctccaaGAGGGATGAATGCCCCTTCTCTgactgggacagggctggccaCCAGAGCAAATGCTTGTCCCAGTGCAACGAGCCCTGTGGCACACGGACAGAAGTAGAGGTGGCATCCATGAGGCTCCAGAGCAAGGGGGGCGAGGAGAGGAGTGCCTACCGCAAGAGGCGAATttgagggacaggacacagctcTCGTGGAGGTGCAGCTGATACTTGTCAGGTTTGGTGACGTGCAGGATCTCCACGTTGCTGCTCTCCATGCCCACCGCCAGCCACTCTCCCATGGGGCAGTAGCCCAGGGAGAAGATCTGAGGGGACACACAGGCTCAGAGCGTGGcccagcagggcccagctggcCCCACGGAGctgccacagggctgcagccctACCTGGGAGCTGAAGtcgtgctgctgcagctgccgccCCTCCCGCAGGTCCCAGCAGCGCACGGTGTTGTCCAGCCCCCCTGTCCACAGCTTGGTGCCATCGTTGGAGATATCAATGCAGCTGGCACCGTCCGTGTGGCCTTGAAACTGCCTGGGAAAGAGGGGGATGGAGAGGGCGAGGGCACAGCTGTCAGGGCatccagcacctgcagcacggagtgtgggcagggcagcaccCAGCAGTGAGGAGCTTCAAGGACAGGCACTGTCCCACGGCCAGGGTTGGAcacagggaggggcagggaccTTCTGCAGGGGACTGAGTGGTCCCTGCAGGAGTCCCCAGCAGTTGTGTCCATGCTCCCCCCTGCCCCAACTCACCTGACCAGTGTCTGGTTCTGCAGGTCCCACACCACGATGTTGCCGtcgctgcagcaggagaagcagacTTTGGCATCAGGGCTGATGGCCAGGGCGTAGCAGGCGGGGGCAGAGGAGGTGAGCTCGGCCTTGATGCGGGGCGTGGGGGCCGCCAGGTCCCAGATGGACAGGGTGCTGGCCTCGCCCCCCACGATCAGGCTGCGGCCATCGGGGAGCAGCTTGCAGGAGCGGATGTAGTTGTCACGGTTCTGAACGGGGGCCACGGGCAACAGGGCAAGGCAAGAAGGACACAGTGAGCACACAGGGGCGTGCAGCAGGCACATCTCCTCCTCCCACTGCAGATGGGAAAggcccctctgtcccctccactggcacaggggcacattccccaccccagccccagccccacaggcacttctgctcctcctcctcctcctcaccaggCAGTCCAGCTGAGCCACGGCGGTCTTGGTGCCCGGCTGCCCCACGTCCCACACCTTGACACAGCCCTTGCCCCCGGTGTAGACGTGTCTGGTGGAGTTGCTGATGGTGACGGCACAGACCACCTCGCCGTGGCTCAGGGTGTGCAGCTGCCGCGCGTGCCGGGGGATGCCGGAGCCGATGAGGGCGTCGGGGGGGAAAGGCACCGGCTGCATCTGCCCGTCGGCGCTGACGTGGAAGGAGTAGGcgctgggagggagcagagcagtgagaggCAGAGCAGCGTCCTGCGTGGACAGCGGTGCCACGCAGGTCCCAGTGGGTCTGACACAGTTTGGAGTCAGAGCCATGAGCAGAACACACCCGGTGGTGCCAGCTGGGCACACAACAACCACAGCCCAGGTTccccccaggctgtgctccccaCCCCTGCCGCCCCCAGCTTGTCCACACATCCCAGCTTCATCCCCATatccagcccttcccctgcccagcccagccccacttACGGCTTCCCCGAGGTCCCCACTTGCATGCCGGCCACCAGCCCCGGGACGCGCATGTGTGGGTGCGGGTCGTAGCCCACCTGCAGGGGACAGCGGGTGAGGGCAGCTCACACTTGGTGGCCCCACGGCCCCACGGGGACGAGGACACGCACCAGGGGCGAGCGCCCGTAGCCGCCAGCTCCcacggcggccgcggccccgtTGAGCTGCGGGGACATGAGGTGGAGGCTGGCGTAGGCGCCAGTCCCGGCCACGTCCCCGTTCACCGCAGGGTGGGCCAAGCCGAAGGCGGCCGAGTAGGGGCTCTGCACTCCCAGCGGATTCCTCAGgcccagggctggtgggggagagggagagtgAAGGGATGGGGCCCTGCAGACAGAGCTTGGAGACCCAGCCAGGTGCCAGCGGTGCCAAGCTCACCCAGGGGGTCCACGGGGACCTTGGCAGCGGCGGGGCGGAACTGCTGGGCGCTGCTGGAGCCGgggagggtgtcaccctgggaGGTGGGGGTGCTGGACTTCAGGCTGGGCGTCCCTGCCTTCTCCACCTGCCAGGAACAGAATGGGGAGGTGGCAACTGCCCCACGCCCCTGCCAGAGGGTCCCTGTTAGCTCCCCCTCAATGACAGCCCAACCCAGACAGTGCTGAAGGGTCTGAGGGGAtttctgctgagatctgatGGAGCAGGAGCcactccctgtccctccagcacTTTGCCCCACGGGTTTGGAGGCAGAGGGACCCGTGTCTGGCTGCTCTGTCAGCCAAGCCCAGGCTGCAAGGACACAAGCACGGCCCCCAGGGGAGTCACACATACTGTGGGCGCATCCTTGCTCCGGGATGGGGAcgtgctgctggaggaggccATGGAGGTCGGGCTGAGGGGCACGGCCTCCTTCCTGCCCAGCGGGACCTTCTCCACTCCGTTCTCCCGGGACGAGTAGGAGTGGACGCTGTGCGGGGAAGAGGGgtcctggggaggggagggaaatcagcagggagaaaagcaggcaggagagcagggatgtCCCAGAATATGGGGAGCTGGTGGCTCGAGCAAGGGCCAGGCTGCCAGCCTGGATCCTGGGGcttgttgctgctgctggtgaggaTCAGGGAGCACAACTcccaccagcacctccctgtGATGCCCacctctgcctggagcagcctgtcagCCCCACCCTCGGGGAGGGACAGCTCACACTGACCCCAGacccctcccagtgccccagcacACTGACCTCATCCACCACCAAGTTGTCCTCACTTTTGTCTGCATCGCTGCCCTGAAACGTGGAGCACAGTTGGagccagaggggctgcagccaccctcactcctgcctggagctgtgccagagaCCCCACAGGAGAGGATGGGgtcaccccaaaccccccagccctgggctcacaTAGTCTGTAGCAAAGTCCTTCTCCTCCACCTTCCtcttcttgctgctgctcaggtaCTCGGCGATGGCTCGAGCGCGCTCGCCGTTGGACAGGGCCAGGGAGCTCTGGGGTGAGGGGACGCAGTGTCAGTggctggggatgctctgcccagctcctgggacaggcagcaccgaggcagggctgactccagGAGCATGGAggggcccagcccagccccgtgTCCTGAGCACAGCCGGCGCCACCACAGAACGgtgcaagagaagaaaaaggcacTTACGGGGCCGGGGTCTCGGTCTGTCACTGTGGCAAcgcagaggagcagcaggaggaggaggagggaaagggagacaCGCTGTGTCACCACCAAGAGCCCCACAGGAAAGTCACCCACTTCACCCATGGGTGCTGGGGCGttcacagcagggccaggccaCCACGACAGCAGCAGGGTGGTCCTAGGCCCCCCCAGGGATGaccccccaccctcccaggaGGGTGCTGGCCAGTGGAAGATGTTCCCCACCCAAACCCCTTGCAGCTGCAAgccccctgcccctccagcccagTTGGCAGCCCTGAGGCAGTGACAAGTGGCCCCCACAGTGCCCTGgcccccaccccagggaaaTGTCCAGGTAAGAAGGGCACAGGGAGCATAGGAAGCCCCAGGGCCCAGCACCAGCCGTTCCCAGGTTCACTCAGATCCAGCCAGGCCAAGCTCTGGCTGTCCCCACACTCACCCCTGGCCTCTGTGTCGTGGACTCCTCGGTCATCCTTGGCGAGGAGCTGAGCCTGGGCCCCCAGTGCCCCCGAGAGTGCCAGCAGCCCCGAGGCACTGCTGATGCCAGCGAGGCCCGTGGGCTGCATTCCGGAGGGGTGTGGGGTCAGCGGGATGGGGGGAGCGTGGTGCGAGAGGTGCTGGgtctggagctggtgctggagaggagaggagagagcagagtcGAAGGGCTGTGCCTGAACAGCTGCTGGGCAAGTGAGGGGCAAGAGGCAGCCCTGGGTCAGTCAGCAACAGGGCCTGGGTGTGGAGGGGCAGGGCATGCACCCAGGGTGCCCCCAGTAATGTTCTGGGGGTCACCCTGTCCCTCCCACCGACCCCTCCCACCCTGGGCTGGATGGGGAACCTGCTGCAGTCCCAGGGAATAACTGAGTGGGGATGGTGGTGACCCCCCTCCACCCAGGCCACAGGGCACCAGGACACAGTGACACGTGCAAGCCAccacccccacccccagctGCACCCcgagtgctgctggcagccctcaAACCAGCCTGGTTTGTCCCTCTCCCAGTCACACTCACACTCAGCTGTGAGTGGGAGAAGGCACGAAgggcaggggctcagccaggggcaggagggggctcagcccagggatggcaggagcCCCTCAGGGGGTGCCATCATGACcgagccccccagccctgccctgagggGCGGGAAGTGGAGGGCTGAGGGTTGACGTACCCCGATGGCCGCGTTCAGGTCGGTCATAGTCACCTGCTTCGCTCGCTCCACAGCCTGGACcacctgctgctggtgctgtggggagacaacagcggggctggggcaggcccGTTCCTTTCCCCGGGCCCCAGAGGAGCTCTGCACACCTGGCTGGGCCCCGAGGGCTCACCCACCTCCTGAGACAGGAACGGGATGAGCTGGGCGCAGATCACGTTGAGCCGCTTGGCGATCTCCGTCTGGCAGGGGGAGAGAAACGGAGCCCGTCAGGGcaaggggcagagcagagcccttgCTGAGAGGCCCCGGTGCTGCCAGGAGAGCCCCCACACCAGGGGTGCTTGGCCCGGGCAGCCTCAGGGTCCTGACACTCAGCCccaagggctgctgctcagagggaGCAGAAACACCCTGGGGGGACAATTCCTGTTCTAACAACACCCCTTTCAAAACCCAgcatcccccagccccaccctgaGAACCCTGGCACggcttccagctcctccctgccagggacatGAAGCCCCCCGGCCACCGAGGCCACCGCCAAGCAAGCCCgcagccctgcaggctcccCCTGCCCTTCACACAGCCTCCTGCCGGTACCACCCCCGCTCCTTGCCgccctcccagcccacaggAAGCCCTGGAGAGGTGCTctccttccagctgctgtttttctgcaaCACTCGAGTGCCACTGGCAATCAAGAGcgcagagagcagggagggagagcagcgTCGTGCTGTGCCATGCCATGTTCCTGTGGCACCCCTCTGCCAGCCTCCAGTGCCCCCTGTTCCTGTGGCACCcctctttcattttccagtgccCCCTGCCCCTATGGCACCCCCCTGCCAGCCTCCAGTGCCCCTGTTCCTGTGGCACCcccctttcattttccagagcCCCCTGTTCCTGTGGGACCCCCCTGCCAGCCTCCAGTGCCCCCTGTTCCTGTGGCACCCCCTTTTATCTTCCAGGGCCCCCTGTTCCTGTGGCACATTCCTGCCACATTCCAGGGTCCCCTGTTCCTGTGTCACATTCCTGCCACATTCCAGGGTCCCCTACCCCTGTGGCACCCCCCTGCCAGCCTCCAGGGCCACCTGTTCCTTTCCTATAGCACCtccctttcattttccaggGCCCCCTATTCCTGTGGCACCcctctttcattttccagtgccCCCTGTTCCTGTGGCACATTCCTGCCACATTCCAGGGTCCCCTGCCACTGTGGCACCCCTTTTTCATCTTCCAGAGCCCCCTGTTCCTGTGGCACcctcccctttcctcttccagTGCCCCCTGTTCCTGTGGCACCCCTCTTTCATCTTCCAGTGCCCCCTGTTCCTGTGGCACCcccctttcattttccagtgccCCCTGTTCCTGTGGCACCCCTCTTTCATCTTCCAGAGCCCCCTGTTCCTGTGGCACCcccctttcattttccagtgccCCCTGTTCCTGTGGCACCcccctttcattttccagtaCCCCCTGTTCCTGTGGCACCcccctttcattttccagtgccCCCTGTTCCTGTGGCACCCCCTGCCAGCCTCCAGGGCCACCTGTTCCTTTCCTATAGCACCtccctttcattttccaggGCCCCCTATTCCTGTGGCACCcctctttcattttccagtgccCCCTGTTCCTGTGGCACATTCCTGCCACATTCCAGGGTCCCCTGCCACTGTGGCACCCCTTTTTCATCTTCCAGAGCCCCCTGTTCCTGTGGCACcctcccctttcctcttccagTGCCCCCTGTTCCTGTGGCACCCCTCTTTCATCTTCCAGTGCCCCCTGTTCCTGTGGCACCcccctttcattttccagtgccCCCTGTTCCTGTGGCACCCCTCTTTCATCTTCCAGAGCCCCCTGTTCCTGTGGCACCcccctttcattttccagtgccCCCTGTTCCTGTGGCACCcccctttcattttccagtaCCCCCTGTTCCTGTGGCACCcccctttcattttccagtgccCCCTGTTCCTGTGGCACCCCCTGCCAGCCTTCAGGGCCCCCACCAGCcccaccctgcacagctccGGGAAAGGGGAGCACAGACACTCAGCCATCCCcgacacagccctgcagagcagccccggAGGCTGCGGGGacaggctgctgtccctgctgatgGCCGAGAGAGCAGACACTGCTCCAGACAACAGCGGAGACGcccacacagagctggagagggcacAGAGAGCAGCGGCTCTCCCTAAACCCTGGTGCGGGAGGGATCCCTCTGCCCTTGGGTGGGCGGGGGtggcctgggcacagcagtCCGGGTAAGATGCTGTCCCCGAGGAGCTCCCTGTCCACCCTGGTGGAGCCAGCACGGGGTTGAAAGGAGAGGGTTGAACCCAGACCCCCTCATCAGCCCCCAGAGGAAATCAAAGGCTGAAGCTCCCAGGGACAGAACTGACCCCTGGatgtccctgccaggaccttGGGCACATCTCCCACGCCCAGCTGGTGCAGGTGCTGAAGTGCCAGGGTGAGGGGCCACAGCACTGCCCggctgctgtggggacacacacccagggacactccatgctgccctccagagcagctgccGACCTGCTCTTGCCAGCCCCGGAGCACAGAAACAATCTGGCACCTGCCCTCACTTCCCCttctgagggaggaaaaaaagagaaagaaaagaaaggaagaggggGGAGCAAGGAGATTTGGCAGCCAGCAGTTCTGGGAAGGATTTAGCTGTCTCCCGGGGCCGGCAGTGATGGATTCTCTTCCCTAATGCACTgatgggcagcagctccttgggGAGAGCTGCCTCCAATTCACTCGCACTCGTTAATGTGCAATTTACTGGCACTTTAACGCTCTCAGCATGAAAAATGATCACGCTGTTTGCAGCCCCCCCAGCCACCAGCACCGTCGCCTCCCCTCTGGCTCGCGGTGAGCAAGTCCAAGGCCAGGCAGATTCGGGGAGGTGGTTTTATAGAAAGCTACAGGCCCCTTCCCTGccaaaaacaaagcaacaataaaaaaaattaacgtCTTCTGCTCGTTCCTGTCTTGATCCTCTCCTGCCAAGCCTGTGgctgcctggagagctgcaccACCacaggcagcccccagccctgtttCCCTCCAAACGAACCCAAAGCAAAACCCCACAGCCTTGGCCCTGAATGCCAGCGCTGCTGGGCAcctgggggcacctgggggCACCTGGGCACACGGggcacagcaaggacagagggacagacacCACAGCACGGACAGcaaggacagagggacagacacCACACCACGGCACTACCCAGCCTCCCTCCGTGGCCATCGCTGCCTcgggggctctggggcagccAGGAGCGCTCAGGACCCGCCTGTGCCCGTGAGCAGCGCAGGATttgggagaaggggaggagagACAGCGACCCGATCCCCCCAGGGCAGCGAGAACCCGCGGCTCCTGCGGCGGCGCTTCCCGCTCCTCACACAATGGCCGCTGGCTGTCAGAGCAGACTTACAGGCCCTTGCTAAAAGTGCCGACAGCTCACTGGCCGGCGGCCAGCGGCACCTGGGGCTGGCAGAAAAACACGAGCCTGAGAGGGCTGCCAGAGAACCAGCAGCCAGAGGAGAGGAGCTCGCAGCCCTCCAGGGAGAGGCTTCAGGCCGGGCCGACCCTTGGCATCATCCCTCGCAAGGGCAGCTTCACATCTCATCCTCAGCAGGGATGCTGAGGGCAAAGGAGGGCACCCCAGGGTGGCAGAACACCCTCCCAAGcgggcacagagctggcaggggtGGCTGAAAACctggcctgtgctggggacaggggccaGAGCCCCGCAGTGCCCACCCGGGCGGGCTCCCGCGCAACAGTTGGCGtcggcgggcgcggggcgggcgggcaggcGGCGGCAGCGCCTCGCCAGGCTCCTCCGCAGCctctttaaaaatagatgagAAGAAACCTTCTGTCTCAGAGCAGCTGGTGACCCGGAG contains:
- the LOC134553497 gene encoding transducin-like enhancer protein 1 isoform X1, with amino-acid sequence MFPQNRPPAHLQAPSAASGAAVAASAIPSTPQSLKLTYPETLDRIKEEFQFLQNQYHSLKLECEKLATEKTEIQRHYVMYYEMSYGLNIEMHKQTEIAKRLNVICAQLIPFLSQEHQQQVVQAVERAKQVTMTDLNAAIGHQLQTQHLSHHAPPIPLTPHPSGMQPTGLAGISSASGLLALSGALGAQAQLLAKDDRGVHDTEARVTDRDPGPSSLALSNGERARAIAEYLSSSKKRKVEEKDFATDYGSDADKSEDNLVVDEDPSSPHSVHSYSSRENGVEKVPLGRKEAVPLSPTSMASSSSTSPSRSKDAPTGRGAVATSPFCSWQVEKAGTPSLKSSTPTSQGDTLPGSSSAQQFRPAAAKVPVDPLALGLRNPLGVQSPYSAAFGLAHPAVNGDVAGTGAYASLHLMSPQLNGAAAAVGAGGYGRSPLVGYDPHPHMRVPGLVAGMQVGTSGKPAYSFHVSADGQMQPVPFPPDALIGSGIPRHARQLHTLSHGEVVCAVTISNSTRHVYTGGKGCVKVWDVGQPGTKTAVAQLDCLNRDNYIRSCKLLPDGRSLIVGGEASTLSIWDLAAPTPRIKAELTSSAPACYALAISPDAKVCFSCCSDGNIVVWDLQNQTLVRQFQGHTDGASCIDISNDGTKLWTGGLDNTVRCWDLREGRQLQQHDFSSQIFSLGYCPMGEWLAVGMESSNVEILHVTKPDKYQLHLHESCVLSLKFASCGKWFVSTGKDNLLNAWRTPYGASIFQSKETSSVLSCDISTDDQFIVTGSGDKKATVYEIIY
- the LOC134553497 gene encoding transducin-like enhancer protein 1 isoform X2 translates to MFPQNRPPAHLQAPSAASGAAVAASAIPSTPQSLKLTYPETLDRIKEEFQFLQNQYHSLKLECEKLATEKTEIQRHYVMYYEMSYGLNIEMHKQTEIAKRLNVICAQLIPFLSQEHQQQVVQAVERAKQHQLQTQHLSHHAPPIPLTPHPSGMQPTGLAGISSASGLLALSGALGAQAQLLAKDDRGVHDTEARVTDRDPGPSSLALSNGERARAIAEYLSSSKKRKVEEKDFATDYGSDADKSEDNLVVDEDPSSPHSVHSYSSRENGVEKVPLGRKEAVPLSPTSMASSSSTSPSRSKDAPTGRGAVATSPFCSWQVEKAGTPSLKSSTPTSQGDTLPGSSSAQQFRPAAAKVPVDPLALGLRNPLGVQSPYSAAFGLAHPAVNGDVAGTGAYASLHLMSPQLNGAAAAVGAGGYGRSPLVGYDPHPHMRVPGLVAGMQVGTSGKPAYSFHVSADGQMQPVPFPPDALIGSGIPRHARQLHTLSHGEVVCAVTISNSTRHVYTGGKGCVKVWDVGQPGTKTAVAQLDCLNRDNYIRSCKLLPDGRSLIVGGEASTLSIWDLAAPTPRIKAELTSSAPACYALAISPDAKVCFSCCSDGNIVVWDLQNQTLVRQFQGHTDGASCIDISNDGTKLWTGGLDNTVRCWDLREGRQLQQHDFSSQIFSLGYCPMGEWLAVGMESSNVEILHVTKPDKYQLHLHESCVLSLKFASCGKWFVSTGKDNLLNAWRTPYGASIFQSKETSSVLSCDISTDDQFIVTGSGDKKATVYEIIY
- the LOC134553497 gene encoding transducin-like enhancer protein 1 isoform X3, giving the protein MFPQNRPPAHLQAPSAASGAAVAASAIPSTPQSLKLTYPETLDRIKEEFQFLQNQYHSLKLECEKLATEKTEIQRHYVMYYEMSYGLNIEMHKQTEIAKRLNVICAQLIPFLSQEHQQQVVQAVERAKQVTMTDLNAAIGHQLQTQHLSHHAPPIPLTPHPSGMQPTGLAGISSASGLLALSGALGAQAQLLAKDDRGVHDTEARVTDRDPGPSSLALSNGERARAIAEYLSSSKKRKVEEKDFATDYGSDADKSEDNLVVDEDPSSPHSVHSYSSRENGVEKVPLGRKEAVPLSPTSMASSSSTSPSRSKDAPTVEKAGTPSLKSSTPTSQGDTLPGSSSAQQFRPAAAKVPVDPLALGLRNPLGVQSPYSAAFGLAHPAVNGDVAGTGAYASLHLMSPQLNGAAAAVGAGGYGRSPLVGYDPHPHMRVPGLVAGMQVGTSGKPAYSFHVSADGQMQPVPFPPDALIGSGIPRHARQLHTLSHGEVVCAVTISNSTRHVYTGGKGCVKVWDVGQPGTKTAVAQLDCLNRDNYIRSCKLLPDGRSLIVGGEASTLSIWDLAAPTPRIKAELTSSAPACYALAISPDAKVCFSCCSDGNIVVWDLQNQTLVRQFQGHTDGASCIDISNDGTKLWTGGLDNTVRCWDLREGRQLQQHDFSSQIFSLGYCPMGEWLAVGMESSNVEILHVTKPDKYQLHLHESCVLSLKFASCGKWFVSTGKDNLLNAWRTPYGASIFQSKETSSVLSCDISTDDQFIVTGSGDKKATVYEIIY